In the genome of Trypanosoma brucei gambiense DAL972 chromosome 11, complete sequence, the window CCGCCTCTCGTTCCCTCTCGTTCTCCGCCACTTCCTTCGCAACCATCTCAAAAAGACCCCTGGAAAGTCGGGGAATAATACCGGGGTCAACCACTACGTCACGGCCACCCGAAGGACCCATCATGGAGTAGCTTTTCCCGCTTCCAGACTGGCCATATGCGAAAACACATGCATTGAAACCTTTAATGGTTGCCTGGAGAACGGGGATACCAAGATACTCGTACACAGTTGTTTGGCTGTCGTTGCTGTCAAAAGCTCGGTCGAAGCTGAAGCACTTTCCCCCCGCCGCATCACACCCTGCGTCAGTCGCCGCACCGTTGGGGACACTTGACTTGTAAATACTAACCGTTTTTCCATTTTGGAACTGTAGGCAAATGGGTGAGTTGAGACGCTTCTCCCGCTCGTTGAGAGGTCGGGCACGCACGCAAACGGTCACATGCCCCTCCTCCGCATCGCGTGGCTTCGACATCCCAATACGAATATATGCGTCGCAACGAATCAAAACGAAGGAGGGTGTggtaaggaaagaaggacgAGGGGTTTCTTCAATAAAGATAGAACAACCCCCAAAATCTATATCTGCACCCTTTTGATGGTAATTTCTGTAACCTTCGGCCACTCAacttcttgttctttttcgttATCCCTCGCTTATGTTCTATTAGTAACCTTCCTTTAAGGTACTTGGCGGTACACGAACTGAAATCACAAAGTAATTCACCGTGAGGTGCGTActtagagagagagagagaacgtGCAAGTCCAGCCTGTCACAGTTGGGTCCGATGAAGGCTGTAACACTTCAGCAGGGGAAATATCCGCACCTTCCACCTAAAAACAGCAACTTTCCTCGTCCTTTCCGTCGTTGTTGCCGTTCCCTTTTGGTGAGAGaacttttctccccttttgcctgtatgtgtttcttctctttacTCAGGTTTTTCGTCTACCTTTCTTGTTCACACCTCGTTTGGACTACTCTCCAGAAAGCcttgattatttttttcttccttgctttttctttgttggcgCTACTGACGTGATGAatgctctttgttttttttgaaaaaaaaaaaagaaaagcaactcTCAATTCCACGTCGGCCAATTCCTTAACAAAAATGTGGTCCCTCCTTTCCAGCAGACGCGTTAGTAATAAGCTACTTCTGCTAATGCTCTGCGTATGCGAATGTATGAGTGAAACATACGAATACGAGCATTGTTGACGTTAAATGTGCGGGGAAAGTGGAGGAAGGGTAAggataaaaggaaaggaaagcatCAGAAAGCAAAGGATGAGAAAAATTCGGTACATTCAATAACATTTATAGTTCTGAAGAGGAGTAAAACACACAACTCCGTGCATCGCGAACATCAGGTAGAGGTATATTATTCATTAAAGTAACCACATTAATATTTAAAtagaagataaaaaaaacatagcaAAAGAAGTAGCAACATAACatatgtatgcatatgcatatttaaaaaaaagagaaaggagaaagggaGGACATTGTAAAGAAAACCCATGGCAAAGGCAGGGTTTGGTTTGtacttctcttcctttatttttttttaaatgtaaaTTCGCTCCTAAAACATTCCCTACTTTGCACCAGAGATCCGCATTTTTTCCAGCCGCGCAAATGATAAATACGGCGGCGCAGTCGTTCAGTTGTTATGAGAGGGCAAAGAAGTTTGGTCAATTATAACctttaaaataaataaatatatatatgtttccctttccctataaaataatataggaaaaaaacataaaaggggaaaatgtggCGATAACAGAACTCCGTAATATAAATGACAGCgtaggaaagaagaaaaaaaaaaagaacaacaaggaacgctggaaaaaaaaaaaacgtaaaaaaaaagatagatCAAGATGACCAACCATTCATACAGAATGGAAAGAGGTAACGaccggtttttttttttttcagttggcATCGTCACGGTAGCGACGCTCCAAGTGCTCTCGGTGGTATTGCGGATTGAGCGGTTCGCCGGTGGCTTGCTTGATGAGTTCTTCTGTTAAGAGAGAACTTCCATGACGCCAGATCTTCTCCTTCTGCTTCGCAAAGATTACGTCGAGGTCTGCTTTCATGAGGCAGTCTTCCACAACGTTTTCCCCGAGCTCCCGCCGTACGGTATGCATCAGTTGCGCCGCAAGCATGGCACCCAGGAGGTAAGTGGGGAAGTAACCAAATGCCCCACCAAACCAGTGAATATCTTGCAAGCAACCCTCCTTGTCATTACCGAGGGTTTCAAGGCCAAAATAGGCCTTCATCTTCTCATTCCATGCACGAGGAACATCCTCTGCTTCGATTTTACGGTCGATTAAGTCACGCTCGATCTCACAACGCAAGATGACGTGCAGGGGGTAGCAGAGCTCATCGGCCTCAATGCGAATAAGGCTTGGTTGCACCTGCTGCAACACTCTCTTCATGTTTGTTGGAGTGAAGGCGGGTTGCTCGCCAAAGTGCTCCACGAGCATAGGGGAAAGCGCGTTCATAAAGGCACCCGAGAGTCCAATTTGCATTTCCGCAAAGAGCGATTGGCTTTCGTGTACCCCTAGAGAACGGGCCCTACACACAGGTTGGGTGGTGAACTCGACAGGACCCAAATTTTGTTCGTACTTTGCGTGCCCAGTTTCGTGGATGACACCAAAGAGGCTTTTGGCGAAATCGTTTTCATTGTAGCTGGTCGTAATGCGCACATCCTCCTTGACGTTACCACAAAATGGGTGAGCGCTTACGTCCAGTCGGCCGCCATCAAAGTTAAACTTCCACAACTTCATGCACGCACGTCCGAGAGTTTCTTGCTTAGCAATAGGGAATGGTCCCTTGGGTTGCACAATAGATGCGTTAAGTGATTTCTGCTTCTCCAAAACTTCTTTCAAGAGGTTGGGTAGCCATGACTTCACATTTTCGAATATTATGTCCAGTTGCTTAAGCGTCATGCCAGGTTCATAGACGTCAACAAGGGCCTCGTACGGGTGCACGCCGGTGGTTCCTGCAAGAAGCTTTCCCTCCTCACGATACAGCTCGACGAGTTCTTTAAACGTGGGAAGAAACCCAGCGAAATCATTTTCCTCCCGGCACTTCTTCCACAGTTGTTGTGAGTTGGACGTTAGGAGGGCCTTACGTTCCACAAATGCCTCAGGAAGGCGATTGACCTTCTCCCAACTTCGGCGGATTTCTCGCAAATTGGCCCGTTGAAGTTCATTAAGTTCCCCCACAGAGCCCTCCGCTTCCTCAATGAATGTCTTCACTTTGGGGTTGGTAATCTCTCCGTGCATGAGCACTTCCAATTCCGCAATTGCTGCACCACGTGCTTCCATTGCATTGGGGGGCATGATGGCTTGCATATCCCAACCAGCAAGGTTCATGAAGTGCTCATAGCGGTATAGTTTAGTGAAGACGCGCTCGAGCTCTTTGTATGCCTTCATGTTCTCAAGCGACCGTATCTTTtgtattctttattttacttgTGTTGGTTACCGGTCAAATACGATTCCCtcagaaaaggggaaaagtccgttcttcgttttctttgtaaggtatttcttctttcgctCTCAGTCTTCACCACGGTTGCTAATTCGATTATTGCCACTATGAAAACGTATGGCAGTACAACAAAAACTAATGCTTGAACTATAGAGAACCcccccgaaaaaaaaaataataatagagaGGAAACATGCATTTAAAGACACAATAAATGAGTTTTATTTGTATGAATCACACTCACGAGATtatgcgaaaaaaaaaaacaactaagTTAACTGCGTGATACCCCACAACtctccttcacttcactcTGATACATACGTGTACACGTATGTACGACAGGTGAGGAAGGAACGTCAGTTGAAGCTGAATCTCTCTTGTTAGTTCTGTGGTTATCGGACATTAATACTGACACAAAACACGGCTCGAAAGCTTACACAAAGTCAAAAGGTACAGCATGGGTAATACTAAACCTCAACGAGTTTAAACGATTACATTTAcctagtaaaaaaaaaaaacgctacaTTCACGGGATTTCCTGCTCTCCTCCTTCAGCCATTTCCCTATACCCTCCATTTATTGGCTTAgattcactttttgttttttctctgccCTCCGTTGCTTAGCGAGTTTAGAGAGTTTAGCCTTGTTTCCCTTTAAGTTACTTCTGTGTGCTACAACTTCCAACCGTTGTATTGCCTCCCGCTGGTGGCGCCGATTCATGTACTGCCTATTGAGTGGCACATACGCGTAAGGGGCTAAACCACCACGACGCACGTCGCCCTCACCAGTTCCTTTAAACTCATCACCACGGATGATATCTGCTTCGACGCGCGCGCGCTTGAGCTCCCGCTTCTCCTGTTTCTGTTCACGAAGTCGCTCCACTTGATTGACACCTGGTCCCACAACCCGACGAGCAGCCGCTGCAGCCCCTTCATTATTGATCTTGTCTCCATAGCGCAACAATAGTTCATCATTTTCAAAGTCTTCAACGTCATTACGGGTTCGCTTCCCGCGCTGCGCAACCGCACCCTCATTAAGTGCATCCGCGTGAACAAGGCCGTTGCGGGAGCGGAGGAGTTTTTTTGCCATCTCTTCGCGTCGTCGACGATCATCCTGCTTTCGCTTCTCTTCCGCTGTCATGATATGAAGCTTGCCTTCTTGGAATTCGATGTGCATGTTGTCCAGTTcgtcatcatcttcatcccCATTGTAGCCTCTGCCAGCCGAACCTGCATTGAAGGAAGGCGAAGCATAAGCTGAAACAAAACTTGTGAGTCCGCCAGCCTGCAGAAGGTCACGCTCTGCATCATCCTCCGTTCCAGCCTTCATGCCAGCACCAAGGAAGAGCCTGTCAAACTCATTCTTCCGCTCTTCAGTGCGTTTGCGGAgctctctctcttccttcttctgctcgcgcttcatcatcttttgCGTGTAACGGAGGAAGTTCTTAGAGCCAATGGGAAAGGTGGGCTCAAGTCGTTCGTAGCCGAACCGCTTGATGCACTTTTCCAGTATCACGCGCATCTGAAGACGGGTGTTGCTTGACACACGCGGTTGCGAGGTTGTGAGGGCGATTGCTAACATCAACTTCGAAATAGACTTCTCTACCGCAGCCCCTACACGTCTGCTCCGCTTCATCATTTTGAGCAGCATACGTACAAACATCGCGGCGGCTGAGCGCACGTCAAGAGCCGTAGATTCCATCATGCGAATTCCTAAAGCCACTGCCGCATCAAGATCTTTCTCAGGAAGCTCTTCATGAGCGACAGATACAATCTTTGCCATAGCCACAAGCGTGCTAGAAATCATCCATGTGGTTTTCCCAGAGAATCCAGCGAGCACAAGGTGCAGCAGGGTGTTGACAGGATTTCCGGCGCCAATTAAATAACGGTGCATTTTTTCCAACAAATCCATGGAGAGTGTGCGAACCTCACTAGAGCGTTCGCGGGAAAGTGTGATGGTTTCTCCCACAATCGCACGTATCATTGTTGTGACGTGATCCGGGTAAAACATCTTACAGGCATCAAGGGCCCACACAATGCACCGCAGACGCATTTTAATGCCAGATATAGTAACGTTCTGGCGTCCTACAGAGAGAATCCCTGAAATGCGCGTGAACAGCGGGAAAATGTCCTTGCTACGGAACTCAAACATCGAATAGAGAAGTTTGTATGCTTTTTTCTGCAGCAGACGTGACTCGGGTGCTGGGTCCATTAGTACCGGTTCGATGATGTCGTCGAACAGTTTCACCAAatgttccttctcgagttgTTCGACAACGGCACAAGCAATGTCGAGTATCATGCGGCGCTTTCCAGTCAAAGGCGCATATCCCGCCTTCTTCACTACTTTGTCACCCCTTTCCTCTGCCTTTTCTTGCAGTAACTGTTGTTTATGTGCGATATTAGCCCCGACGTCCAGAATACCCTTCAAAATAACCTGCATGACCTCTCGCGAGCATACCCGAGAAAAGCTATGAATGGCGCGAAGGATGGACGTGGAGTTGTGAGTTTCGAAAGTGTTGCACAACTTGGGCATTATGTTCGCACTGAAACGCGAAAACACATTACCACAGACGTCCTTCGCTGTGGTTTGGGAAATGCCATGGTAAACATGGCGGTTCCACGTGGGGTCatttaaagaaagaaagagatcaTCCTCATCCAGGCTGCTCTTGTGTCCCAGTCCGACCTTCGCGCGAACTCGGTTCGAGGAATCCTCCTCTTGCTGTTCATCTGCCAGCCACCCCTTCTCTTGCTCCTCTGCCTCTCCCACGCCATCACtgatatcatcatcatcatccacTGGTTCTGTCGATGCCAAATCGTAATAACCACTGCAGAGCATATGCAGAGCAGTAGCACCTGCGTCAGCGAAGAGGGGGTGAGGAAGGAGGCCAACAAGTTGCTTTGCGACGTCACGGAAAGAGTCTTTATCCACTATACGGGGATACTGACAGAACCCGATAGCCAAACGCCAATATTGCTGCAGCAGCGCTGTCCATTTCGCTGCTAGCTCTACCTGCTGCTGGCGCCCATACTCTAGGGCCACGCCACTAGTAAACTGAATGAGTGGGAAGAAGTactcaacaaaaaagggcaGTGAGTCATGCGACGCCGTGCGCCTAAGCACGCCCATCACATAACTATTTATCCACGGATCGTCGTCGGGAGACGGGTACGCGCCACCGATGGCAGTGCCCCTCAACTCTGCCTCGTAGACTTGGCGGGGATCAAATGGAATGATATCCACAAATTCCCGGACCGTCATACCTCTGCCTAAAGCGACCATGGCACGTTCGATTGCCCCATTTAACTTGCCATCATCCATTCTCCGCATTTTGTTCAGTACGCGCAAGAGGAAGTGAAAGGAGGGGAAGCGTCTCGTCAGTAGCAAGGCATCGCCAGCAGCTGTGCGCTTAAGATAATTGATTCGGTTGAATAGTGCCTCAAGAATTTCCAAGGCATAGCTCCAGTACACCTGACAATGCGGTTTCAACAATTCCAACAGCCGATTTGAAACAATTTCGTCAATCATTTCCCGTCCCTCAGCCGATTCGACGATGTAGGGAGAAATAGTCCGCCGGATTAACACGGTAAACTCTGCAGTGGTGGAAGAAACGACACTTAAGGGGGCGTCAGTGAAGTTGCTGACACAAAGAGCCGCAAAATGCCGAACCCCCTGTACGAAAAATTTCTGATTATCACTCAGTATGTAGACACCACCTTCTGAGACGTTTCTCCTGGTGCCTCCAATGGATTCATCGGTTGGGGAATGTGCTGCCGATCTTTCGAGAAGTTTACGGAAGGCCACCAAGTACATTTTCATGATGTCAACTTGCATTTTGCTAGGCTCCAAGCGAGAAAAAACATTGAGCACCTTCATGGAAGGCGATTCTACAGAGAGGACTAGCTGTTGGGAAAACTTCATTGCCTTCGCCACCGCGAGGTAATTGCTCGCTATGTTTTCCGCAATGACTCGTTCAACAGTTGCAATAGATGGTTCCAACTGATGCAGCAGCATCCCTTGGCTTAGTCGCGGAGCGCAAGCCGACAGGATGGCAAGGACGTACGGCACGTGATGTTTCTCTggcgaaagggaaagggcCGTAGACGCTGCCATAAAGAGTGAGAGCGGAGTAACAGGTTCACCAAGGCTCTCAATTGACTCCACCAGACCGCCCTGAACACTCTGAAGAATGCCTTGATCAAAGGTTTTGTgaattttcttgttttgggCGGCCAATACCCGTTTTGTTACCTCCCTCTTCTGCGCGGATTTCTGTACCTCAGTCTTCTGTCGTTTTACCATGAGGGCCTCCCGCTGCAGACGCAAGAGCTTCTGACGACTCAAATTGGTACCTTTACGGAGTTGCTTGAGGGGCGTCCTGGTGCTCTTGCTAGCGAAGGCGCCTTTGCCTCTTTGCGCAGCCGCACTAGGAGGTTTCATCACTCTGTTGTAttactttccttcttatGGAGTGCACCTTTCCACCTGCTATTCCGTCTTACTACCGATAAAACATAATGGTcgcataataataatggcaatagtaacaacaacaaaagagaatCAAACAAGAatcatttgttttattgcGGTATTCAGTGGTGTTAaccctttcctccaccacaGTTCACCATCCAGGTAGGGCATTAAGAGACCACCGAGAGAATGCAGCGCCGAAGAAAGATCCATATACTTCCAACagtacaaaaaacaaaagaaggtgcGCGAAAAGTGGTTGGGGTCGACCATTCCAGAGACAACtagcggagaaaaaaagtgacaaCACACATCATCTCAGCCCATTTGCTACGCCCCAAAAACACTGGGAGCGGAATGGACAAATTaaaggattaaaaaaaaaaaaatcagaccCTTTGGACTTGCGGAGGTACTTCATTTAAGGAACCATCTTCCGTTCCAAATACAAGTGTGTCACCCCCCCTCTCTCAATATGCATCAGCACACTTAAAGTTTTGGCCTCAAATGTATaccttcccctttgtttgcGCACCCTGACATCGTGTCACTGGAGTTCATGTTGTGAGGTAATTGCCATTTGCGCGGATTCGAGTTCCTTTCTTCATGAGCTTCCGATAAACCGGGCGCTGCAACGTCCACTTACATGTTCGATGATTCGGAGACCACCTCATCGTCCCTGCGAATGAATATGACTGGCGGAGGGTTACGAAGCAGCTGATGGATGACGCGTGGGAGATGCTGGCGGAGCGCCTCCCCACCAACAGAAACGAGTGGTGATATCTCTGCTTTGATGGAACAGCTTCGCATCACTGCGACAGCTTCCTTTGCCTCGGTTACATCGACACCTCCCCTAATGCTCTCTTGCTCATCTGACATCGCAGCAGTCTCGAGAGCCGTGATTAACCACCGCGTGTGTTGGGAGAGCAAAAGTCGCACTGCATCTGCCGGTGTGTCTGATGCCGCTCCATCAGCATTCTTAACGGGGCCAAACTCATCATCGCGATCCACTTGCATGATACGAAAAGCCCCACTATCCTTTGGTGGATGGTCGCATTCATCAACGAAGCGGAAAAGGTCAAAGAGGAATGCCTCCAGTTTGATACCCATGACTGGGCCTTTGATCGTCGGTATCTTTTTACGCGCAGCGTGATACTGCGTGAATGACTTCATGCGTTCGGCTGCCAGTGACATAAAGTGAAGACTGCAGAGGTTTGAAGATATATTGGCGCAGTTAAACTTCAACTCACCAGTAGCATCATCGATTTCCTTCGCCCGATCACCAATTTCAGTATACTCCACCACACCCCATTTACCGCTTGCGCGAACAAAAACGCCAACGCGCTCATCTGGGCCCCGTTTTGGGCACGTCTTGACGACAACGTGcgcctcttcttcaatgGCATAACCAATGAACACTGGATCAGCAACGTTTGCTAGAAGATTGTCGATGTTTCCAATCTGCACATATGCTATCCCAAGCTTACGCAAGTGTTGCAACAATGACTCTTTCACTTGCAGAGTCCCGTCCTTGTCTTTTGTGGCTCGGGGTGCGGCGAGTGCAGCAAAAACAGCGCCATTTCCACCCGGGGCGGCGCAAATACGACCGCGATTCTCCATGATAATTCTTCCCGTATTCTCGTCATAGCACGGCACAGATGATTGGGCAAAGAAATGCACCTGCTCCCTCTCAAGTCCAAAGTAGGAATTCTCCTCGAAGAACCGCTGCGTTTCGGCGTCATTTTGTCCTGATGTCATCACAAGAAGCTGCACCCGCGCTTTCCTCCCCGACCCAGATATGGATTCAGCAATCTCCTGGCGCCTGCGTATCTTCTCGCAGTGCATCATGAAGAGTGACTTACGCTGTTGGAGGCCATCACATGTGAAGAATCCTTTCGGTTTATCGAACCCGAGTCGGGTACCACTACCTCCTGCAAGGATGAGGAACGCTATTTGGCCCTTCTGAATAGCCTTATACCCAACTGCCTCCAAATTCTTTATACGTTTGGCTTGCCCACGACGGCGGTCTACGGAGGAAATATCGAAGAAGGAATCCTTTGCGGGTGGTTCAGCCAATGAAGCCGTCGAGCAGTTCTTCGAAATTTCTAAGCTCTCGCGCAGGACGTTGTTAAAGTGCCTGAAGTCCACGCCCGCTAGTTCATTGGTGATTTGCGCCGTTAATGACGCCCTTTCCGCTTCACTTCCGTGCTCCAGTGCCGTGAGAATGTGATCTTGGTTTGCTCCAGTGAGGCGCTGAATGCACACGTCCCTGTCACTCATTATCTATAACACACGGAGCCAAAATGATTGACGATAACGAGGAAAAGggatgtcaaaaaaaaaaaaagatgaacaGTATCGTCTTCGCACAAACACTTTTAATCTCCCCCTTGCGCCTCCTGAAACTTTCTCGGGGTTGCAATAcaaactttttcctttcctttgtcCAAACCTTTGTACGGTACCCTGTTACGGTGGCTGGGCAAGTTTGCAGGACAATCCTCAAGTCTGCAAATAACAGTCCACCTTTTCCAGTAAATGAAGTATTCGTATGAAAGCGGGAAAACTTTGAAAAACAACACTGATTTCTACAAAaccaaagagaaaggaaacagaaTGACGTCGCGAAGACATTATAGTTTTGTAAGGGAGAGCGCAGGCGTACACAAAttagtatatatattttttgttgtgcacGCATCTATATTTTcaccaaaaaaacaaactgagTTTAAAGCTAAATACTCCCCGCCACCTGTgaggacacacacacacacacacacacaaacaaaaaaaacggtggTGATAACAAAAAGACAGTACGTaagcgaaaaggaaaatacaaaacacaTGAATTTGTTGTAACGCGTTCCTCCGTCGGAGTTCCCATACAAAGGTAGCACCAAAAGAGAAGGACTTtttcacactcacaaacTTACCTTCCCTACAGAAGGGGGCGCCATCCACCGCGTATAGTCGTCTGCACGTGCATCAGTGGGGAAACCCGTATCATCCAAGGACCGGTTAGCGAAAAGCATGTAACGACCCAGGCGACGCGCCAGCTGCTTTTTGTCGTTCTGGGTGTCATTGAGTGTTTTTGTGACGTCCGTGACATCGTGTTTGTCCCTCAGAATAGTGGTCCATTCCTGCTCCACAAAGTTATCAAGCAGTGAGGCAGCCACATTAACCTTTTGCCTATTAACACGTCGCACTGTTTCATTGTGGTACTCCAGTGCTGTATGATATAGTGCCCGAGCCAGGTAGTAAATACGTTTCTCCAATTCCTTGTGCTTTGCACTCCCTTCCTCTGAAGAATTACGATCCGGTAATCCAATAtgtaataaaaaagaaatgtgtgGATCTTTCTTAATAATTGCTACAAAATGTGGCAACGTTGGCAAGTACGGCGGCATCGTGCGGTCCCGCTCGGTCACTCGCTGTGTGTGACAGGCTTGAACATCCTCGAAACTATGACGATAGATATCATTTGTTGCTGAATCATACAACTTTAGTGCCTCGACAGCTTTCCGCGTGAGACGGTCACGCTCCTCCGCCCGTACGGCGCGTGGGTTGAAGTAACTCCAATCGGAGTAGCTGCTAAAGGCGGAGGGACTATCTTCAGCGTGGGTACTCCGTAGCAGTTTCTGGAAACTGACAATATCATCCCGATGGTGTTTTTGCTGCAACCTTCGTATATCTTGAGCTCGGGCGTCGATTGAGGTGGCCGTATTACGTGGAAGCGACGGAAGCAAATGACCTCGCTTTTCGGCCATGACATTGGCTAGACTCATACCATCGGCAAGCGTGCGCGACGAGTCAGTTGAATATGGCCTCGTCAAAAACCCATGCGCGCTCGGAAACTTTACAAATGGGTTCTCGGACACTATCAAATTAAATTcaccaaaaagaagaacttTGAGGAGTGGTAAGTTCTCCTCACAGCGCCATAACATATCAATAGGCGGGTAGGCGCCAGGTAGAACAGGAGGTCGCGCGGGCCTCCCCCTACTGCCTTCGGAGGTTTTCTCgctgtttttattgttatcacTATTACCAATAACGCTACCTTCACCTCCAGGAGGTAATGTGGGGTCAGAGACAGCAGCTGCAGCCGCTACACCGCGTTGTATATCGGCATTCCTTAATAGTTCAACCGCTTTCATTATCTCCGTATCGTCCTTCGGCGGTGGAttggaaaacaacaaatcaGCTGCATTCGGCTCGCGATGACACCGAAGTACCACATGTGCTTCCACTGCGTTATCAATGTAGTACTTCTTCACCAGGTACACATAATAGTAATACGCCTCCAGAGTTGGGCACTTCGCTGCCAATGGGTGGCTGGAACGATCGTGCCCCTCTCCCCTAGAGCCTGCCATTTCCATCGGTGTCGAAATGGTTGGGGCGAAAACGGTGTCTTCAACTGCGGTGAAGATGTAGTGAAAGGATGTTGGATATGACGGCTTTCGCTCCGAGAGTATGGCACGGTATAGTAGAGCCTTCTCCCATATCATGTTGCTGTCGAGTGAACGCTCCAGCACCATTTCCTTAAATAGTTCCACCAGATGGAAGCGGCTACACCT includes:
- a CDS encoding carboxypeptidase, putative — encoded protein: MKAYKELERVFTKLYRYEHFMNLAGWDMQAIMPPNAMEARGAAIAELEVLMHGEITNPKVKTFIEEAEGSVGELNELQRANLREIRRSWEKVNRLPEAFVERKALLTSNSQQLWKKCREENDFAGFLPTFKELVELYREEGKLLAGTTGVHPYEALVDVYEPGMTLKQLDIIFENVKSWLPNLLKEVLEKQKSLNASIVQPKGPFPIAKQETLGRACMKLWKFNFDGGRLDVSAHPFCGNVKEDVRITTSYNENDFAKSLFGVIHETGHAKYEQNLGPVEFTTQPVCRARSLGVHESQSLFAEMQIGLSGAFMNALSPMLVEHFGEQPAFTPTNMKRVLQQVQPSLIRIEADELCYPLHVILRCEIERDLIDRKIEAEDVPRAWNEKMKAYFGLETLGNDKEGCLQDIHWFGGAFGYFPTYLLGAMLAAQLMHTVRRELGENVVEDCLMKADLDVIFAKQKEKIWRHGSSLLTEELIKQATGEPLNPQYHREHLERRYRDDAN
- a CDS encoding UDP-N-acetylglucosamine pyrophosphorylase,putative, whose amino-acid sequence is MSDRDVCIQRLTGANQDHILTALEHGSEAERASLTAQITNELAGVDFRHFNNVLRESLEISKNCSTASLAEPPAKDSFFDISSVDRRRGQAKRIKNLEAVGYKAIQKGQIAFLILAGGSGTRLGFDKPKGFFTCDGLQQRKSLFMMHCEKIRRRQEIAESISGSGRKARVQLLVMTSGQNDAETQRFFEENSYFGLEREQVHFFAQSSVPCYDENTGRIIMENRGRICAAPGGNGAVFAALAAPRATKDKDGTLQVKESLLQHLRKLGIAYVQIGNIDNLLANVADPVFIGYAIEEEAHVVVKTCPKRGPDERVGVFVRASGKWGVVEYTEIGDRAKEIDDATGELKFNCANISSNLCSLHFMSLAAERMKSFTQYHAARKKIPTIKGPVMGIKLEAFLFDLFRFVDECDHPPKDSGAFRIMQVDRDDEFGPVKNADGAASDTPADAVRLLLSQHTRWLITALETAAMSDEQESIRGGVDVTEAKEAVAVMRSCSIKAEISPLVSVGGEALRQHLPRVIHQLLRNPPPVIFIRRDDEVVSESSNM